A portion of the bacterium genome contains these proteins:
- the pyrH gene encoding UMP kinase, whose translation MGRPRFRRVLLKLSGEALQGSLDYGIQREILINIAREIKEIRELGIEIAISIGGGNIYRGIEGAAQGIERSSADYMGMLGTVINALALQNTLEAEGVFTRVQSAIEMSKVAEPYIRRRAIRHMEKGRVVIFAAGTGNPFFSTDTGAALRAAEISAEVILKATKVDGVYSADPMKDPEAEFFHELSYIEVLNKGLKVMDATAISLCMDNNLPIIVFNLNRPHNIKRVIMGENIGTLITNNVITQN comes from the coding sequence ATGGGACGACCTCGATTTAGACGAGTCTTGCTGAAGCTGTCAGGAGAAGCCCTTCAAGGCTCTTTAGACTATGGCATCCAGCGTGAAATACTTATCAATATCGCCAGGGAAATTAAGGAGATACGTGAACTGGGCATAGAGATCGCTATTTCCATCGGCGGGGGTAATATCTACCGGGGAATAGAAGGGGCAGCCCAGGGAATAGAGCGCTCCAGTGCAGATTATATGGGGATGCTGGGTACAGTGATCAACGCCCTGGCCCTTCAAAATACCCTGGAGGCTGAAGGGGTTTTCACCAGGGTGCAATCGGCCATAGAAATGTCAAAGGTGGCTGAACCCTACATCCGGCGAAGGGCTATCAGACATATGGAAAAGGGGAGAGTGGTTATCTTTGCCGCCGGAACAGGGAACCCCTTCTTCTCTACTGATACGGGAGCAGCCCTAAGAGCAGCCGAGATCAGCGCGGAGGTAATTCTTAAAGCGACTAAGGTTGACGGAGTTTATAGCGCCGACCCTATGAAAGACCCTGAGGCAGAGTTCTTTCATGAATTATCTTATATTGAGGTCTTAAATAAGGGCCTGAAAGTAATGGATGCCACGGCTATCTCCCTTTGTATGGATAATAATTTACCTATTATTGTCTTCAACCTCAATCGGCCTCATAATATCAAAAGAGTAATTATGGGTGAAAATATTGGGACACTGATTACAAATAATGTAATTACTCAAAACTAA